A single Bufo bufo chromosome 6, aBufBuf1.1, whole genome shotgun sequence DNA region contains:
- the LOC121005746 gene encoding gastrula zinc finger protein XlCGF17.1-like: DNRPDDCTRNLEKHLVSSDFEVDDRGIIQDIYEEHANIQDISSTNHSKNLFDPFKLVRSSDSSQTVTQNKSHRKDVKHHTAHLRGKPFSCSECGKCFKYKSALDRHHRVHTGEKPFSCSECGKCFNRKSNLVTHQIIHTGEKPFSCSECRKCFRHKSAVIIHQRIHTGEKPFSCSECGKCFNNKSHLVVHQRVHTGEKPFSCSECGKCFKHKAALIIHQRIHTGEKPFSCSECGKCFNSKSHLVVHQIIHTGEKPFLCSECGKCFKYKQDLVVVLDPSHAVALGAIETPPCELEVRDNS; the protein is encoded by the exons gataaccgcccag atgactgtaccaggaacttagagaaacatctggtatcttcagattttgaagTAGATGATCGTGGTATAATACAAGATATATATGAAGAGCATGCTAATATCCAAGATATATCTTCAACCAATCACAGCAAAAATTTATTTGATCCTTTTAAACTGGTccgatcttctgattcatcacagactgtaaCACAGAATAAAAGTCACAGAAAAGATGTTAAACATCATACAGCTCACTTAAGagggaagccattttcatgctcagaatgtggaaaatgttttaagtaTAAATCAGCTCTTGATAGACATCATAGAGTTCAcaccggggagaagccattttcatgttcagaatgtggaaaatgttttaacaggaaatcaaatcttgttacacatcagataattcacacaggagagaagccattttcatgctcagaatgtaggAAATGTTTTAGGCATAAATCAGCTGttattatacatcagagaattcacacaggagagaagccattttcatgctcagaatgtgggaaatgttttaacaataaatcacatcttgttgtac atcagagagttcacacaggagagaaaccattttcatgctcagaatgtgggaaatgttttaagcataAAGCAGCTCTcattatacatcagagaattcacacaggagagaagccattttcatgctcagaatgtggaaaatgttttaacagtaaatcacatcttgttgtacatcagataattcacacaggagagaagccatttttatgctcagaatgtgggaaatgttttaagtatAAACAagatcttgtt GTGGTCCTGGACCCCAGTCACGCCGTCGCCCTTGGGGCTATTGAAACTCCGCCGTGTGAGCTAGAAGTCCGCGACAATAGTTAA